Proteins from a genomic interval of Quercus lobata isolate SW786 chromosome 11, ValleyOak3.0 Primary Assembly, whole genome shotgun sequence:
- the LOC115967985 gene encoding dnaJ protein ERDJ2A-like: MAASEENSSLFPIFILTIMAIPLVPYTILKLCRAASTKTKSIHCKCSECTRSGKYRKSIFKRISNFSTYSNLTLILLWVVMIVLVYYIKNMSREIQVFEPFSILGLEPGASDVDIKKAYRRLSVQYHPDKNPDPEAHKYFVEFISKAYQALTDPISRENFEKYGHPDGRQGFQMGIALPQFLLDIDGASGGILLLWIVGVCILLPLVVAVVYLSRSSKYTGNYVMHQTLSAYYFYMKPSLAPSKVMDVFVKAAEYMEIPVRRTDTEPLQKLFMLVRSELNLDLKNIKQEQTKFWKQHPALVKTELLIQAQLTRESAALQESTLQGDFRRVLELAPRLLEELMKMAVIPRNAQGHGWLRPAIGVVELSQCIIQAVPLSARKSIGGSAEGIAPFLQLPHFSEAVIKKIARKKVRTFQDLQEMSLEERSELLTQVAGFSPAEVQDVEMVLEMMPSITVEITCETEGEEGIQEGDIVTVHAWVTLKRANGLIGALPHAPYYPFHKEENYWFFLADPVSNNVWFSQKVSFMDEAAAITAASKSVEETMEGSGATVKETSVAVRETIEKVKGGSRLVMGKLQAPAEGNYNLTSYILCDSWIGCDRKTNLKVKILKRTRAGSRGGVIAEEGPITEDGVEDEEENEEEYDDYESEYSEDEAAEQDVKKKGPAANGTVHKQDSSSEGSATDEE; the protein is encoded by the exons ATGGCTGCTTCGGAGGAGAATAGTTCATTGTTCccaattttcattttgacaATAATGGCCATTCCATTGGTGCCTTATACAATTCTCAAGTTATGCCGGGCTGcctcaacaaaaacaaagagcatACACTGCAAGTGCTCTGAATGCACTCGTTCAGGGAAGTACCGCAAATCAATATTTAAGCGA ATTTCCAACTTCTCAACGTATAGTAACTTGACTCTAATACTACTTTGGGTTGTCATGATTGTCCTGGTttattacattaaaaatatGAGCCGTGAG ATTCAAGTTTTTGAGCCATTTAGTATTCTTGGATTAGAACCCGGAGCTTCAGATGTGGATATAAAGAAAGCATATAGAAGGCTATCTGTTCAATACCATCCTGATAAAAACCCAGATCCAG AGGCCCACAAGTATTTTGTGGAGTTTATTTCAAAGGCTTATCAGGCTCTGACAGATCCAATATCACGtgagaattttgagaaatatGGCCATCCAGATGGCCGACAG GGGTTTCAAATGGGTATAGCTCTTCCTCAATTCTTGCTAGACATTGATGGGGCATCCGGTGGAATACTTCTCCTTTGGATAGTTGGTGTTTGTATTCTCTTGCCTTTGGTGGTAGCTGTTGTATATCTCTCGAGGTCATCAAAATATACAGGAAATTATGTGATGCATCAAACGCTCTCAGCTTATTATTTCTATATGAAACCTTCTTTGGCCCCAAG CAAAGTCATGGATGTCTTTGTGAAGGCTGCTGAGTACATGGAAATTCCGGTTCGTAGGACTGATACTGAGCCCCTTCAAAAGCTTTTCATGTTGGTTAGAAGTGAGTTGAATCTTGACCTTAAAAACATTAAGCAAGAGCAAACAAAGTTTTGGAAGCAGCATCCAGCACTAGTTAAG ACAGAATTGTTGATTCAGGCTCAATTAACTCGTGAATCAGCAGCCTTGCAAGAATCAACCTTGCAAGGTGATTTCAGACGGGTGCTGGAACTTGCACCCCGCCTTTTGGAAGAATTAATGAAG ATGGCAGTTATACCACGCAATGCTCAGGGGCATGGATGGCTGAGGCCTGCAATTGGGGTAGTTGAGCTTTCTCAGTGTATCATTCAG GCTGTCCCTCTTAGTGCAAGGAAGTCAATTGGAGGATCTGCTGAAGGCATTGCACCCTTTTTGCAGCTGCCGCATTTCAGTGAGGCTGTTATAAAAAAGATAGCCCGCAAG AAGGTGAGAACGTTTCAGGACCTTCAGGAAATGAGCTTGGAAGAGCGCTCTGAGCTGCTTACTCAGGTAGCTGGATTCTCACCTGCTGAAGTACAAGATGTTGAAATGGTGCTGGAAATGATGCCTTCTATAACAGTTGAGATTACATGTGAGACTGAAGGTGAAGAGGGTATACAAGAGGGTGACATTGTCACAGTCCACGCTTGGGTAACACTCAAACGTGCCAACGGCCTGATAGGTGCCCTTCCTCATGCCCCTTATTACCCATTTCACAAGGAAGAAAACTACTGGTTTTTCCTTGCAGACCCTGTTTCAAATAATGTGTGGTTTTCCCAGAAGGTTAGTTTCATGGATGAAGCTGCAGCAATAACTGCCGCTTCGAAGTCAGTTGAGGAGACAATGGAGGGATCGGGAGCAACTGTAAAGGAGACCAGTGTGGCTGTTAGAGAAACAATTGAGAAGGTGAAGGGTGGGTCTAGACTGGTGATGGGCAAGTTGCAAGCCCCTGCAGAGGGGAATTACAACTTGACTAGTTATATTTTGTGTGACTCTTGGATAGGCTGCGACAGAAAGACAAACTtgaaagtgaaaattttgaaacggACCAGGGCTGGCTCCCGAGGTGGCGTTATTGCAGAAGAGGGACCCATTACGGAGGATGGAGTTGAAGATGAAGAGGAGAATGAAGAGGAATATGATGATTATGAGAGTGAATACAGTGAAGATGAGGCAGCTGAACAAGATGTTAAAAAGAAAGGCCCTGCTGCCAATGGCACTGTCCATAAACAAGATTCAAGCTCAGAAGGTTCAGCCACAGACGAAGAGTGA